The proteins below are encoded in one region of Candidatus Thiodiazotropha sp. LNASS1:
- a CDS encoding acetoin utilization protein AcuC, producing the protein MSDKPVTIYFGETLGRYGFGDGHPFGPDRIQAFWKETLKQGLDKQVSIATPQLCSEQVLLPFHTQAYINRVKIQSESGHGYLDAGDTPAFEGVYEAACTVVGSVLDGMQAILTGRHPKVFVPIAGLHHARRDSAAGFCVFNDAGVMIENLRLKHGIRRIAYIDIDAHHGDGVYYAFESDPDLIFADIHEDGRYLYPGTGAVEETGKGEAKGKKLNVPLPPLANDAHFHRVWPSVEAFIRQGKPELIILQAGADSIQGDPITHMEFTPAAHEYAAGRLSRLADEFCNGRMIALGGGGYNRSNLALGWNGVVRAMLA; encoded by the coding sequence ATGAGCGATAAACCGGTCACTATCTATTTCGGTGAGACCCTGGGCCGCTATGGTTTTGGTGACGGGCATCCCTTCGGGCCCGACCGTATTCAGGCCTTCTGGAAAGAGACGCTCAAGCAGGGATTAGACAAACAGGTATCTATCGCTACGCCACAGCTGTGCAGTGAGCAGGTGTTACTCCCATTCCATACCCAGGCCTATATCAATCGGGTCAAGATCCAGTCGGAGAGCGGCCACGGTTACCTCGATGCCGGTGACACCCCTGCCTTTGAAGGTGTGTATGAGGCCGCCTGTACCGTGGTTGGTTCAGTATTGGATGGTATGCAAGCCATCCTTACCGGGAGACACCCAAAGGTGTTTGTTCCCATCGCAGGCCTGCACCACGCCCGGCGGGATTCGGCAGCCGGTTTCTGTGTCTTCAACGATGCCGGGGTGATGATCGAAAACCTGAGGCTCAAACACGGCATTCGTCGTATCGCCTATATCGATATCGATGCCCATCATGGCGATGGCGTGTATTATGCCTTCGAATCAGACCCCGATTTGATCTTTGCCGATATCCATGAAGATGGCCGTTATCTCTATCCAGGCACTGGAGCGGTGGAAGAGACCGGCAAGGGAGAAGCCAAAGGCAAAAAATTGAACGTACCCTTACCGCCGTTGGCCAATGACGCCCATTTTCATCGTGTTTGGCCGTCGGTTGAGGCGTTTATTCGACAGGGGAAACCGGAATTGATCATACTTCAGGCGGGCGCCGACAGCATCCAGGGTGACCCGATCACGCATATGGAGTTTACTCCTGCCGCGCATGAATATGCCGCGGGCCGGCTGAGTAGACTAGCCGATGAATTCTGTAACGGTCGTATGATTGCACTGGGGGGAGGTGGGTATAACCGTTCCAATCTGGCGTTGGGGTGGAATGGTGTTGTCAGGGCAATGTTGGCATGA
- the dsbB gene encoding disulfide bond formation protein DsbB, translating into MLFIQKRLPWLLLAVSALILEAAALYFQYGLELDPCVLCIYQRAAVMGIFVSALIGMSAPTSSIARWIGYIGWGVAAGWCLYLALELSGLQLGIVQPSLSCDVNAKFPAWFKLDRWLPAVFQPTGFCGDIQWQFLGLSMPLWMVVIMTLQLIVLGVVVLIELRAMLNR; encoded by the coding sequence ATGTTGTTCATTCAAAAACGCCTGCCATGGCTGTTACTGGCAGTGAGCGCACTTATCCTGGAGGCTGCAGCGCTCTATTTTCAATATGGCCTGGAGCTCGATCCCTGTGTCCTCTGCATCTATCAACGGGCTGCGGTGATGGGGATCTTCGTCTCGGCGCTTATCGGTATGAGTGCCCCCACTTCGTCGATCGCCAGATGGATCGGCTATATCGGCTGGGGTGTGGCGGCGGGCTGGTGTCTCTATCTGGCACTGGAACTGTCCGGGTTGCAACTGGGTATCGTTCAACCTTCGCTGAGCTGTGATGTCAATGCCAAGTTCCCGGCTTGGTTCAAGCTGGATCGATGGCTGCCAGCGGTGTTTCAGCCGACAGGTTTCTGTGGCGATATTCAATGGCAGTTTCTCGGTTTGAGCATGCCGCTATGGATGGTTGTTATCATGACGCTGCAATTGATTGTCTTGGGAGTAGTGGTGTTGATTGAATTGCGAGCCATGCTGAACAGATAA
- a CDS encoding NifB/NifX family molybdenum-iron cluster-binding protein, translating to MKIAVTSQNFRTITQHAGKTRRFLIYEQDPETGQAHELAHLNLPKQMSMHEFRGDDHPIFKMDYLITGGSGQGFVRRMRGAGVEVIVTSEQDPLTAVTAVIEGKPLPPSEAHAHGQPHPPIMP from the coding sequence ATGAAAATTGCAGTAACCAGTCAGAATTTCCGCACCATCACTCAACACGCCGGCAAGACAAGGCGCTTCCTGATCTATGAACAGGACCCGGAAACAGGCCAGGCCCATGAACTGGCCCACCTCAATCTGCCGAAGCAGATGTCGATGCATGAGTTCAGGGGGGATGACCATCCAATCTTTAAGATGGATTACCTGATAACCGGCGGCAGTGGACAGGGATTTGTCCGACGCATGAGGGGTGCTGGTGTCGAAGTCATTGTTACCAGCGAACAAGACCCTCTGACAGCAGTCACGGCGGTGATAGAAGGCAAACCCCTGCCGCCATCTGAAGCGCATGCCCATGGCCAGCCCCATCCGCCAATCATGCCTTGA
- a CDS encoding OprD family outer membrane porin — protein sequence MQKTRLTRFGAESVPAGIFFDERKRVFNPLFRVVGAQNKNIVPLPVRCHRNPFLPDGERSFIKRMVQVGLLSGVLFGLSGVATVQADEGVFGNLRVAVIHAEDEDGNETDGSAIGGKLGYIRQTWKGLSAGATFYTTGELFDDENSDFFSSENASYAILGEAYIQAEYINTALRVGRFELDTPHADTDDIRMVPNTFQGLLLSNNDIAGTTLYLTHLDKWAGVDADIPERFRELNGDDGLTAVGAVFEAIEQLALQGWYYQGSDFAKLFYLEGMYETDAFSIGLQFGSQSDDTGDESGPDGDVWGITGSYALADFTITAAYNDVSGTVTNGFGGGPYFTSADDHTIDGVEDQEATAFGIEYAGVEALAVGVLHVDFDQGANETDYYAVYDLNDHLGLELIYTDMHEDGDFVRLMANYGF from the coding sequence ATGCAAAAAACAAGACTGACTAGGTTCGGTGCAGAGAGTGTGCCTGCTGGGATCTTCTTTGACGAACGGAAACGGGTTTTTAATCCCCTGTTCCGGGTTGTTGGCGCCCAGAATAAGAATATCGTTCCCCTGCCTGTGAGGTGTCACCGCAATCCCTTTTTGCCAGATGGTGAAAGATCGTTTATCAAGAGGATGGTCCAGGTAGGATTGTTGTCCGGAGTGCTGTTTGGTCTCTCGGGGGTGGCCACCGTACAGGCCGATGAGGGTGTCTTTGGAAACCTCAGGGTAGCTGTTATTCATGCCGAGGATGAAGACGGCAATGAGACGGACGGCTCCGCCATTGGCGGTAAACTCGGCTATATCCGTCAGACCTGGAAGGGATTGAGCGCCGGCGCAACCTTCTATACCACCGGGGAGCTGTTCGATGATGAGAACAGCGATTTTTTCTCCTCGGAAAACGCCAGCTACGCCATTCTGGGCGAGGCCTACATCCAGGCTGAGTACATCAACACCGCGCTACGTGTCGGTCGCTTCGAGCTGGATACACCCCACGCCGATACCGATGATATTCGCATGGTGCCGAATACATTTCAGGGGCTGTTACTGAGCAATAACGATATTGCCGGTACCACCCTCTATCTGACCCATCTCGATAAATGGGCCGGTGTCGATGCCGATATTCCGGAAAGATTCCGGGAGTTGAACGGCGACGACGGCCTGACTGCGGTCGGTGCCGTATTCGAGGCCATCGAACAACTGGCGCTGCAGGGCTGGTACTACCAGGGTAGTGATTTTGCCAAGCTGTTCTACCTGGAAGGCATGTATGAGACCGATGCCTTCAGTATCGGTCTGCAATTTGGCTCGCAGTCGGATGATACCGGCGATGAGTCAGGGCCTGATGGTGATGTTTGGGGTATCACCGGCAGCTATGCTCTGGCGGATTTCACAATCACCGCCGCGTACAACGATGTATCGGGTACGGTGACCAATGGTTTCGGTGGCGGTCCCTATTTTACCTCGGCAGACGACCATACCATTGACGGTGTCGAGGACCAGGAGGCAACGGCATTCGGTATCGAGTATGCGGGTGTCGAGGCGCTGGCAGTGGGCGTGCTGCATGTGGATTTCGATCAGGGTGCAAACGAAACCGACTACTACGCGGTATACGACTTGAATGATCATCTGGGTCTGGAACTGATCTACACCGACATGCACGAGGACGGTGACTTCGTCAGGTTGATGGCCAACTACGGCTTCTGA
- a CDS encoding OmpA family protein — protein MKMIFVIVSVLFALTTPVSAADLVSPFSGSTPIGEYKADFVKYHYLPSAAADAKPATIDGRIHSRLFKKPDEKSNYEVIKSFENEFKAAGFKVLTLIEDTRQGELKVRDLNTAGKNGMLKRPYAGKGGKTGVGTVAQISTQAQEYLVARKTIDQTDVLIAVFTSRSGGYAIEQIESAAMEQGTVSLNLDAMRNKMASEGRVAIYGIRFDTGSANIRPDSAATLATIVSYLQENPQRYFYVVGHTDDQGKFTNNLTLSKARADAVVKAIIAKLPAAANRLQADGVGPLSPVATNTGTDGRRLNRRVELVSRLK, from the coding sequence ATGAAAATGATATTTGTTATTGTCTCAGTATTGTTCGCACTTACCACTCCGGTATCGGCTGCCGACCTTGTCTCGCCGTTTTCCGGGAGTACACCGATTGGCGAATACAAGGCCGACTTCGTGAAGTACCATTACCTGCCTTCCGCCGCGGCAGATGCCAAACCGGCGACCATTGACGGCCGGATCCACAGTCGCCTGTTTAAGAAACCGGATGAAAAAAGCAATTACGAGGTGATCAAAAGTTTCGAGAATGAATTCAAGGCAGCGGGATTCAAGGTCCTTACCTTGATCGAAGATACCCGCCAGGGTGAGTTGAAAGTGCGCGACCTGAATACCGCCGGCAAGAACGGCATGCTCAAACGTCCTTACGCCGGCAAGGGCGGTAAGACCGGGGTCGGCACTGTCGCACAGATCTCAACCCAGGCACAGGAATACCTTGTCGCACGCAAGACGATCGACCAGACCGATGTGTTGATTGCCGTCTTTACGAGCCGCAGCGGTGGTTATGCGATTGAACAGATTGAATCCGCGGCGATGGAACAGGGCACGGTGTCTCTGAATCTCGATGCGATGCGCAACAAGATGGCAAGCGAAGGGCGTGTCGCAATCTATGGTATTCGTTTCGATACCGGCAGCGCGAATATCCGCCCGGATTCCGCAGCGACACTCGCGACAATCGTGAGCTATCTGCAGGAGAATCCGCAACGCTATTTCTATGTGGTTGGCCATACGGACGACCAGGGCAAGTTTACAAACAACCTCACGTTATCGAAGGCGCGCGCGGACGCCGTCGTCAAGGCGATCATCGCCAAGCTGCCGGCGGCCGCCAACCGGCTGCAGGCAGATGGTGTCGGTCCCCTCTCCCCTGTGGCCACCAATACGGGTACTGACGGACGCAGACTGAACCGGCGCGTTGAGCTCGTGTCGCGGCTCAAGTAA
- the sixA gene encoding phosphohistidine phosphatase SixA, whose translation MKLYLVQHGEACKKEVDPDRPLTDRGREDIDRLATFLKQAGIRPDRVVHSGKLRAMQTAERLTNAIAPGLTLEANGGINPNDDPKAFDLHKQGGGKGIMVVGHLPFMAKLVSHLLFGDKDKPIIAYQPGSVVCLERMDDVSWRVNWIIRPELLG comes from the coding sequence ATGAAACTATATCTCGTACAGCACGGTGAGGCATGTAAAAAAGAGGTCGATCCCGATCGACCCCTGACTGACCGGGGCAGGGAGGATATTGATCGGCTCGCCACCTTTCTTAAACAGGCCGGTATTCGCCCAGACAGGGTGGTCCACAGCGGAAAGCTGCGCGCTATGCAAACAGCTGAGCGTTTGACCAATGCGATTGCGCCGGGATTAACGCTGGAAGCAAATGGCGGTATTAACCCAAATGACGATCCCAAGGCGTTTGATTTGCATAAGCAAGGCGGAGGTAAAGGGATAATGGTTGTCGGTCATCTGCCGTTCATGGCGAAGTTGGTTTCGCATTTGCTTTTCGGGGATAAAGACAAGCCGATCATTGCCTACCAGCCAGGCAGCGTCGTCTGCTTGGAACGCATGGATGATGTGAGTTGGCGGGTCAATTGGATCATAAGACCGGAGTTGCTTGGGTAA